The Hydrogenobacter sp. T-2 region AAGGACTACATAGATGCGGTTAAAGAGGTCAAAAGGCTCATATCAAAAGGCGTAGTATATCAGCTAAACCTTACCTGTAGGTTTGATTTTTTGCTTTATGAAGACCCTCTTGACCTTTTTGTAAGATACTATATGCGTCAGCCAGTGCCATACGCCTTTTTCCTTGACCTTGAGGGCTTTTATGTTATAAGTGGCTCTATGGAGCTTTTTCTAAAGAAGGAGGGAGACCTTATACTAAGCAAACCTATAAAAGGGACTGCAAAAAACAAAGAAGACCTTTTAAAAAGCGAAAAGGACAAGGCGGAAAACCTCATGATAACGGACATGGTAAGGAATGACTTATCAAGAATAGCTCTGTCTGGAAGTGTAGAAGTGACAGAACTTTTTAAGATAGAAGAATACAAAACGCTTTTTCAGATGCATTCCACAGTGAGGGCAAGAACAGAAAAAAGCCTGCAGGAGATACTCAAAGAGACCTTTCCACCCGCTTCCGTGGTAGGTGCTCCCAAAAGAAAGGCAGTAGAAGTCATAGACCAGCTTGAGCCTCACAGCAGAGACTACTACTGCGGAGCGGGGGGGCTTATAAAAGGCGGGGATTTTCTCCTAAGTGTGCTAATTAGAACTGCCACAGGCTCAGGTAGAAGGGTTTCCTACTTTGCGGGTGCAGGCATAGTTTGGGATTCCTCTCCAGAAAGAGAATGGCAAGAAGTGATCTTAAAAACGCAAGCCTTTGACCCTGTGTATTAAAATTCATAAATGCCTTCAAAAGACATAGCCCTCAAAGACATCTTTGAAGAAATCCCACACAGGCTTAGCAAGATACTTGCACCAGCACCAATAAAGGAACTGCTACCCACCAACTTCCCTTCCACAGAGTTAAGAGTGGACTTCTT contains the following coding sequences:
- a CDS encoding chorismate-binding protein gives rise to the protein MRLILSGGWLGEEGFFKAKVRDLKVYNSLKDFKNLNYGFALFSYSLSSEILGLQIKSGNFPPIVCLEIEGFERFSYEQKEIRLERVSSSFTAKDYIDAVKEVKRLISKGVVYQLNLTCRFDFLLYEDPLDLFVRYYMRQPVPYAFFLDLEGFYVISGSMELFLKKEGDLILSKPIKGTAKNKEDLLKSEKDKAENLMITDMVRNDLSRIALSGSVEVTELFKIEEYKTLFQMHSTVRARTEKSLQEILKETFPPASVVGAPKRKAVEVIDQLEPHSRDYYCGAGGLIKGGDFLLSVLIRTATGSGRRVSYFAGAGIVWDSSPEREWQEVILKTQAFDPVY